The genomic interval GACTTCGAATAGCCCTCAGCCGGCAGAACCATGTCTGCACCATTTCTCAACCGGTGATGATAGTCACCCAGCTAGTCGCGCAGCCCGCGCCGATACCCGCAATTTTAGAACCAGGAGGAATAAATCTTGACGACGCAATGACATTCCACCGTCCCTTGACATCGTTGTTCTCAACTTGCGGCCCGCAGTTGCCGTGCTCTCCCCATCCCCAAGCGAGCACATCGCCCGTCTCTGTGAAAGCAATGACATGTTCGCTCCCAATGGCAATCTTCGATAACTTGAGTAGGCTCGGCGGCGGGAGCTGTCCGTGGTCGTCTCTTCCCCACGCCATGAGCTCGCCGTCCTTCTTCAGAACATAAACATTACCCCAGCTTGCACCGACATCTGTCCACTCTGGTACAGAACTGGGCGCAGAGGACTTGATGTTCCATTTATCAGAACCCAGAACGAGCAGTTTTCCTGAATCTGAGGCTCCAAACAGACAAGTAAAGTCCTTTCCGCAGACGGCTCTTTCAACCTCAAAGTCGACGCCCTCGATCTTTCTCGGCGAGTAGACGACCGCCTCTGGGGATCCGCCTTGGCCCTTGCGCACATTGCCCCAGGCGTAGGCGTCGCCGTTGCTCAGGATCACCACGGCATGACCCATACACGCCGCCAGGTCTACGATCTCGGTCCCGGCCGGCGGGAACTCCTTGAAGAGGGTGGCGGACGGGGAACGAACGAGGAGCTCTCCGAGGCCCAGCTCGCCCTTTTGTCCAGCGCCGAAGCTGTAGATCTTGGTCTTCTTCCCCTCGGCGTCTTGTTGGACGACGAAGGAGGCTTCCCAGGTTGCGGCGATCAGGGCTGGTGTGGCCGGGGCGGCGTTTGCTTCATCCTTGCTGAGCTGGACTTGTTGGAACACTGGCTCGTCGGTCTCTGCTGCTGAGGTGAGGCCGCATGCGCCGCTGGTCGCGTCTCCGCTCCACCAGAGTTGTCCAGATTTTGTGAGGAGAAGGGTGTGGTTTCCGCCTGCTGCGATCTTGACTACTGGCGATTCGGTGTCCTCTGGGAAGAAGATGGCTTGCTTGGGGACGGAGACGTCTTCTTTGTGGCCGATGCCGAGCTGGCCTGATCCGTTGGAGCCAACGGCGAAGAGGACAGACATCTTGTAGAAATGTTTCGCCTTGATATGATACTGTTGGTTTGCCAGATGAGGGAGCTTTCTCTCGACGAGGAGAGCTTCCTGAGCTTGGTAAGGTAGCTAGTAGCTTCTGCGGACCCCCGCGAAATATCGCAGTAAGCAGATTCGTCCCCCACCAGTTTCTCGCATGCATTTAAGCAGTTCCATGGAGGGGCCTTTCGGCCAATCTTTCCCGCGTCTCCGCCAATGGATCCGCGCTGCAAAGATCAAAAAGCGGAACTTGGGCCGCcaacttttttttcttttaatcATTCGCATCACAACACTCTCGCAGGACGGTGCTTGCAGACAGCGTCACGATTCGATTCTCGATTCTGCGCCAGAGTTGTTCGTCGCTTGTGAGGATGTGAGAGGTTTTCTCTTGGAGTAGAACCTTTTGCAGCCCTCTCCAACAGAAGATTAATTTCCACTTGCGCAACGAAAATCTTCTAACCTGATAGGAAAAGCGTGCTCCGCACACGGCACGATGGCATCTTCTTCGGCTCTCCCTTCACCTCAGGCCGCCGCCGGCATCCCCGCTGGAATGGAAAATTTCGTGGTTGGCCTGATTGGTATGGGAGACATGGGGAAGATGTACGCGCAGAGGCTTTCTGCCGCTGGATGGAAGTGAGTAATTGTTCATTCCCTGGCTGGGCCTCTGCGCTATTCGATTCTTCTGGTAAGCTTCTTTTCCCGTTATGTTCACATCCTCCTTCAACACCACCACATCCCCCCATTGGTCATGATGACAAGAGCGCATTTGGCTAGAGTATCGCCCAAGGCATTCTCAGGTAACCATTCTGGCCCTGGGTACCGCTGAGGGCCTTCCATGATGATACACCTAGCTACCTTAAACTTTACCTGTCTGAACCTTCACAATCATTCTGTTCTTTTCTATGACTCGCATCTTAGAGAACAGCGAAGCTAACAAACTTTTCAGGAATCTGCAATAGCTTCATGCCCTGTCTTGCTATACCACCCGCTCAGCTTATACTGTGTCGGAGAGAAAAGAGGAGGATCTGCAAGAAAAGGGAAGACGGCTGACGTCCCGGGTGTCGGCAGGATCATGGCTTGTGACCAGGAAGAAAAGTACGAGAGCCTGAAAGAAGAGTTCTCTGGAAATGTATGGGAATGCCACCAGACCTGCCCTGCCGCACGCTTTCTAGCGTGGGAACCCCTAGGTGTTCAACCCCGGCTGAGCAGTTTCTTGATAGAACAATGTACAAATTTGCCGAAATGGCCACTACGTCTCCCGCGCCAGCGACTACATCATCTACAGCGTTGAAGCTGCCGCCATTGACCGCGTGATCGCCCAGTATGGACCTTGTATGACCTTTCCCCCGTTGCCACTGCCATCTCTGCCCATGCTTCCGAGCCCATTCTCAAACCACGAGAGGCTCATCATAGTCTAATACGATCCTCCAGCAACCAAGCTCGGCGCCATCGTCGGCGGCCAAACCTCCTGTAAGGCCCCTGAGATCACAGCTTTTGAGCGTCACCTCCCCACCGACGTCGAGATCGTCTCCTGCCACTCCCTCCACGGCCCCAACGTCGACCCGCGCAACCAACCCCTCGTCATCATCGGCCACCGCgcgtccgccgccgccgtcgcgaGAGTCGAGACCGTCCTTTCCGTCCTCGGCTCCAAGCACGTCCACCTCACCGCCCTCGAGCACGACCGCATCACCGCCGACACCCAGGCCGTCACCCACGCCGCCTTCCTCTCCATGGGCAAAGCCTGGCACGCAAACACCCAGTTCCCCTGGGAGATGTCGCGCTACGTCGGCGGCGTGGAGAATGTGAAAATCAACATTATGCTGCGCATCTACTCCCAAAAGTGGCACGTCTACGCCGGCCTCGCGATCCTCAACCCCGAGGCCCGCAAGCAAATCTCCCAATTCGCCCGCTCCGTCACGGACCTGTACAAGCTCATGCTCGAAGGCAACGCCGTCGCCCTCCGCGCCCGCGTCCTCGCCGCAAAGGAAAAGGTGTTTGGCCACGACGGCAGCCCCAAGTGGGCTGACCGGCCCCTGCTGAACCCGGACCTCCTCGAGCGCTTCTCCCTCGGGAAAAAGGAGGACCAGACGGAGCCGCAGCGCGCAAACAACCACCTTAGCCTGCTGGCCATGGTGGACTGCTGGGCGCAGCTCGGCATCGTTCCCTACGACCACATGATTTGCTCGACACCGCTGTTCCGGCTGTGGCTCGGCGTCGCGGAGCACCTATTCCGCAGCCGCGAACTGCTCGACGACGCGCTGCGGACGGCGGTGGAGGACCACACGTACCGCTCCGACGATCTCGAGTTCACGTTCGCGGCGAGGGGGTGGGCCGAGTGCGTTTCGCTGGGTCACTTTGAGACGTGGAAGAACCGGTTCGAGACGACGCAGCAGTTCTTCCAGCCTC from Colletotrichum lupini chromosome 2, complete sequence carries:
- a CDS encoding RCC1 domain-containing protein is translated as MSVLFAVGSNGSGQLGIGHKEDVSVPKQAIFFPEDTESPVVKIAAGGNHTLLLTKSGQLWWSGDATSGACGLTSAAETDEPVFQQVQLSKDEANAAPATPALIAATWEASFVVQQDAEGKKTKIYSFGAGQKGELGLGELLVRSPSATLFKEFPPAGTEIVDLAACMGHAVVILSNGDAYAWGNVRKGQGGSPEAVVYSPRKIEGVDFEVERAVCGKDFTCLFGASDSGKLLVLGSDKWNIKSSAPSSVPEWTDVGASWGNVYVLKKDGELMAWGRDDHGQLPPPSLLKLSKIAIGSEHVIAFTETGDVLAWGWGEHGNCGPQVENNDVKGRWNVIASSRFIPPGSKIAGIGAGCATSWVTIITG
- a CDS encoding prephenate dehydrogenase, which codes for MASSSALPSPQAAAGIPAGMENFVVGLIGMGDMGKMYAQRLSAAGWKIMACDQEEKYESLKEEFSGNNNVQICRNGHYVSRASDYIIYSVEAAAIDRVIAQYGPSTKLGAIVGGQTSCKAPEITAFERHLPTDVEIVSCHSLHGPNVDPRNQPLVIIGHRASAAAVARVETVLSVLGSKHVHLTALEHDRITADTQAVTHAAFLSMGKAWHANTQFPWEMSRYVGGVENVKINIMLRIYSQKWHVYAGLAILNPEARKQISQFARSVTDLYKLMLEGNAVALRARVLAAKEKVFGHDGSPKWADRPLLNPDLLERFSLGKKEDQTEPQRANNHLSLLAMVDCWAQLGIVPYDHMICSTPLFRLWLGVAEHLFRSRELLDDALRTAVEDHTYRSDDLEFTFAARGWAECVSLGHFETWKNRFETTQQFFQPRFKDAVAVGNAMMKAVLESTKD